The Torulaspora globosa chromosome 8, complete sequence genome segment GTAGCATGCTGGCACGATGGTCCGAATCTTGTTGTTGAGCTTGATCAGCCACTCCCGGTCGTTCGGCCTGAGATCCCGCATCGATCGGATGTCAGCTCTGTACACAATCGCCACAAGATACAGCGCGTCCAAATTCACGCCATCCCACTTCATATCGGGCAAGATGATAAACCCATCATCCTTTTTATCTTCGGAAAAATCTTTGTAAACCACTCGATCAGCTTCAGCGCCCCCGTACAGGATATTATTAACCCATTTCAACCGTCCCTGATCAAAAAACTCCTGGATATAGGGCTCAACAACCTGCAGGTACAGCTCCGGAGACTCCCGCACGAGATGCAAATTCTGCTGCTCGTATTTCCGAATGTGGACCGGCGTTGCAGGCCAAATAAGATTCAATTTGGCGGTCGGATTGTGCTCCATATCCTGTTTCAGTACTGCTAAGCCCCAGTAGTAGATATCATTCGAAGCGATCTCcttcaattcttcaatgctgTTGACACACGAATACTCATTCTCGCATTGGAAAAAAATCGGAGTACGACGCCCATTGGGACCTGGTTTCTTGATCGTCTCATCCACGGAAAAATGTGTCTTTTCCGCCGTCACTATCGCCGCCTTATTATCAATCGTCCCCAGAAGCGATACAACTTTTGTTTGCGGATTCGAATCGAGTACCCTCTCGTACTCAAACTTAGAGATCAATGCTCCAATATTAGCAACCATCTcaaatcaaacaatttCAACAACTTTCTAGATCACCTAGCCGCACCGTCAAATGCAAATAAACCAAACCAAACAAAAACCCAATCAAATCTTCTCACCTCTTATACCCTGAAAGACCGTGTGAAGCAAACCTTATCGGGAGTTAATCAAACGACAACATCTCATGATTCCTCCTACTGGCTAAGTTCATCGATCCCCTATGGAGGACAGCAATTACCTTAGGCAGAGCCCTTGCTCAAGCCATCGCTGGGA includes the following:
- the DCS1 gene encoding 5'-(N(7)-methyl 5'-triphosphoguanosine)-(mRNA) diphosphatase (ancestral locus Anc_6.63) — protein: MVANIGALISKFEYERVLDSNPQTKVVSLLGTIDNKAAIVTAEKTHFSVDETIKKPGPNGRRTPIFFQCENEYSCVNSIEELKEIASNDIYYWGLAVLKQDMEHNPTAKLNLIWPATPVHIRKYEQQNLHLVRESPELYLQVVEPYIQEFFDQGRLKWVNNILYGGAEADRVVYKDFSEDKKDDGFIILPDMKWDGVNLDALYLVAIVYRADIRSMRDLRPNDREWLIKLNNKIRTIVPACYNYAVHADELRIFVHYQPSYYHFHIHIVNIRHAGLGDGVAAGKAFLLEDIIESLGYLGPNGFMNRTLTYVIGDNHELWNRGLKDAVALQLEKDGIPKLPKVVNKFNQVVD